The nucleotide sequence CCGTCACGATAGGCGAAAAGCTCCGCACAGGCCATGAAAAACATGCGCCAGCGTTGCAGCCAGCGGCGTGCATCCTCACGACCATAAGTGGCCGCCAGCACCGGCATCAGGCTGTCGCGGCGCTGGTCTGCATTATCCAGCCAGGCTTCCAGCGTGCGCGCATAATGGCGGCCATTCACACGCCAGGCATCCTGCAACACCAGCCTGTCCTGGCAGCGCTCCAGCAGATCGAACGAGGGCATCACGCCGCCGCTGAAAAACATGCGCCCCATCCAGTTTTCCTCGCCGTCGGTTTCGAACGGATAGAACACCTTGTCGTGACAAAAGATGTGCACGAACAGCTTGCCGCCGGGCCGCAGCCAGTCGTGAATGCGATGCATCAGCACCCGGTGGTTGCGCACATGCTCGAACATTTCCACGGAGACGACGCGGTCAAAATCCCCCTCGGGATTGAAGCTGCTGACATCTGCGGTGATCACGCGCACGTTTCGCAGGTTGCGCTGCTGTGCCTGGTCATCAATCCAGGCTTTCTGCGACGCCGAGTTGGAGACGGCCACTATCTCGCTGTTCGGATAATGCTGCGCCATCCACAGGGACAGCGACCCCCAGCCACAGCCCAGTTCCAGCACCCGCTGGCCATCCTTCAGGCCAGCGCGCTGGCAGGTCAGCGCCAGCATGGCTTCTTCGGCTTCCGCCAGGGTGCGGACACCTTCTCCCCACAGGCAGGAGGAATATTTCAGGTAAGGCCCGAGCACACGCCGATAGAACGCAGCCGGCACTTCATAATGCTGATCATTGGCGGCCTGCTGTTGCTCCGCCACCGGCCCGTCGGCAAGCTGCGCCATCAACGCCTGCTTGCGCGCCTCCACCGCACCCGGTTCATCGGCATGCTCCTGGCGCAAGCGCTGGTCAAGCAGTCGGCGAATGCCAAAACGGATCAGACTGTCGGGCACCCAGCGGCGCTCGGCGAGATCAACCATCATGTCGCGGTCTCCATGGGAAAAAGGCACTGGTGGTGCGCTGGTAACGCCGGTAGTCCTCGCCCCGGCTTTTCAGCGCCTGACGTTCGGTATAGGGAATGCCGGTGACGAACCACAGGAACAGCCACATCATCAGCGGTGCCAGCCACAGCCAGGCGGCGCCGGGGGCGCCGATGGCCAGCACCGGATAGCTGAACCAGTGCAACCATTCAAAGAAATAATTCGGATGCCGCGAGTAACGCCACAGCCCCTCGCGGCAGGTCTTGCCACGGTGAGCCGGATCATCACGAAATTGCGCCAGCTGGCGGTCGGCGGTGCTCTCGCCAATCAGCGCGACCACGCCCAGCACACTCCCGAGTAACAACCACAGGGGCTGCACCGGCCCCTGATGACCGCTGATCACGAATGCCGGCAGGGCAAACAGCCACGCCAGCAGGCCCTGCCCGAGAAAGAAAAAGAAATGAAACAGACCGATGCGCGCACCCAGTGCCTCACGCATGGCGCGATAACGACCTTCCTCGGCATCGCCCAGCACCCGCAACAGGATGTGCGTGCCCAGGCGCCACGACCAGAAACCCAGCAACACAGCCGTCACCAGGCGCACCAGCCAGACGCCCTCGCCCATCCACAGATAAATCAGCGACACGGCGCCCACACCGTAGGCCCATACCACATCGGCGTAACCGCCGTTGGCCGTGCGCTGTTGCACCCACCAGCCCAGCAGGCTCCAGATCAACAGCAATAAGGCGCCATACACCAGCATCATGTCCTGCCCTCCCCGGGCCACATTGTCTGCCCGCCCGGCCCGGCACCGCGCGCGGCCCACCAGGCCAGCGCCGGCACCAGCAGTGCCCATACCAGGCCATAACACACCGCCAGCGGCAACAGGCCGGCAGGCGCACTGGCCGCACCACATCGCACGCCGGCCAGCACCGACGCGATGCTGCCGACTGCGCCGAACAGCGCCGCCAGCCGCACCCGCCCCTGCAACCAGGCAAGGCTGTGATTCAGACTCATGGCAAAACCCACCCAGAGCATCATGATCCAGAGCGGCGGCCAGCCCGATGACCAGGCCATGCGATATTCAATCAGGCCGAGCGACAACCAGACACGTTCCGCCAACACGCCCGCCAGCAACCCGGCCAGTGCCATGCGGCCCTCCGCACGCCACGATGCACCACTGCCCAACGCCAGCGCCACCAGCGCCAACAACGTCGCCAGCGCTGGCCATTGCAGCCCCTGCGCCGCACCCAGCACCGCAGCAAACCACAACGCCTGGAACAATACCGCGTTGCCCAGAATGGCCGGAGGAATCTGTTGTAGCCGCTTCATGATCTGCATTCGCAGACGCTAGCCCGCACGCGGTCAAGCCACCGTGAATCATCTCCGCACCGATTCACAACGGGTTCACCGCACAAGCGGGACACTTTTGCCCATGCGCCCACTTTTCCGATCTTTCCATCTTCTGCTGCTGCCGCTGTTGTGCCTGCTGGCGCTGACCGGTTGTGCCCATCGCCCGCCGCAGGATTTCGCCGCCCAGTATCTGGCCGCCCTGGAGCGGTTTCCCGCCAGCACCACGGCAGACCTGGACACCGCCATGCAGCATTTTGTCGACGTGTTCACTCACATGACGGCCACGGATATCCGCGAACGCGTCGCCAGGACCTATGCGAGCGATCTGTTTTTCAACGACACCCTTTATACCGCCACGCAGCGGGAGGCGCTGGCCGACCATCTCGCCGGCACCGGCCAGGCCATGGACGCCATGCAGGTAGAGATTCTCGGCTGGACCGCCCAGGACGGTGAGGTCTACGTGCGCTGGCTGATGCATACCCGGTTTTCGATGGCCGGGCGCGACGTGGATGCCCGCACCATCGGCATGACGCACCTGCGTTTCAACGATGCCGGCCAAGTGGTGCTGCATCAGGATTTCTGGGACAGCAGCCAGGGCTTCTTGGAACATGTGCCGGTGCTCGGCGGCATGATCCGCTGGGTCCGCAGCCGATTGTGAAACAGCCTCCGGCCCACCGGGAGAGATGCCATGCAGCGTCTTGTACTCACACTGCTGATTGCCCTGCTGCCGCCGATGACCCATGCATTACCGCCTTCGCCGGCGCAGTTTTTCGCTGAGGACGTTTCGCTGACCGACTGCGGCAGCGGCGAAGTGCGGGCACTGCGCTTTTTCCGCGTCGGCGAGGCAACGCTGGCCAGCGCCCGCTGCGACGGCGATCTCAACCCGCCCCTGCGGCTGCTGTTCCGCTATCGCCGCGATGTGCCCGGCGATGCCTTCGGCAAGGCCGCCGAGACCATGATCGGCCGCAACATCAGCGAGGACGCCTTCCGGCAACTCAAACCCCGGCTGCAGGCATTCAACAGCCATTACCGCGATATCGGCGCTGGCGACGTCTATCAACTGGATTATGCCGCCGACGGCCGGCTGCTGCTGAGCCTCAACGGCCAGCCACTGGTGATGGAGCAGGGCGATGATTTCGCCCGTGCCTACCTGACGATCTGGTTCGGCGAACGTCCCTATTCCACTGATCTCAAGCAGGCCCTGTTGGGACAGTGAGCCGCCCGCACACCCGGGCCAGCCGTCTTATATCCGCCGGGGGGCTGCGCTACACTGCCCCGGAACAGTCAACGGCAAGCCAGCAGCGGGCGCGGGGGACACGGATGGGCTTCTGGAATCAGGGTGCGGCGCAATCATTGCCGATGCAGGACAACGAACCGGTCATCACCAGCCAGGACCGGCTGCGTGCGGTCAGCAAGGCCGCATGGCTGACGCTGCTGATGCTGCTGCTGGCCGTGACGATCACCGCAATCTGCGTGCTGGCCACCGGCGAACGCAACTGGGTGTTCGCACTGGGCCTGTCGATCCTGATTCCGCTACTGGTGACGCCGCTGGTGGTCTACCCGATCAGTTGCCGCAACGCGGCGCTTGCCCGCAGCAATCACCACCTGCAGCAACTGGCCCGCCACGATCACCTCACCGGACTGTTCAATCGTCCTTATATGCTGAACATGCTCGAACGCGAGCTGGCCCTTTCCAGCCGGCACGATTATCCCGTGTCGCTGATGCTGATCGACATTCAGAACAACCGCGACATCATCGACCGCCTCGGTCGCCACGCCTCTGACAAGGCGCTGCAGCGGGTGGCGCGGGAAGTGCGCACGCAGATCCGCGAGAGTGATCTGTTCGGGCGCGTAGAAGGCGCACAGTTCATGCTGGTATTGCCCCACACCGGGCTGCGCGATGCACTGCGCATCAGCGACAACCTGTGCCGCCTGCTCAATCGCCAGGACATCAACACCGACAGCGCCGCTATCAGTCTGCTCACCTGCTTCGGCGTTGCCTCCACCGAACACAGCAGCCGCACATTGCAGAACCTGCTGAACGACGCCGATTATGCGCTGTACAACGCGCGCAAGCAGAACGGTGCTGTGGTCGACGCCTGATCCTGCACTGCAACCTTGCGCACCATGGTGCAAGCATGGGCCATGCACGATACGTGTGCGCCTGCATTGATTCAGCGCATTTTTTTGCGTCCTGCCGTTCAGCCGCAGTATGTTAATTTTTATTGACTGCCTGCCGTTCCGGTTTACCTGCCGCACGGATGTAACAGAAAATGACGGCGTTATTCATTCCCCCCATCCAGGACGGACCAAGATGAAAGCCACGACTCGCAAATACGTTTCCCTGCTGGGCCTCGCCGGCGCCTCGCTGATCGGCGTTTCCGCCCAGGCACACGATATTCCGGAAAAATACATTTACCTCGGTGGCCACGTCAGCCAGTACTGGTTCGATAAGGACGAACTCGGCCCGAACGGCTATGACACCGTGACACTGCCCGGCCTGCAGGCCGGCGCGCGCTTCGCACCAAACTGGTCTGCCCAGCTCTGGTGGGAACGCAATGCAGTGCGCACCGAGATCACCAATGACAAGAGCTATGCCAACCTGGCGCTGGGTTCCCTGCGCTATCACTTCCATGACACGTCCTGGGGGCCGTTCGAACCCTACGCGGGCGTGACAGCCGGTCAGCTGCGTTTTGATCGTCGTGGCGATGAAAAGGACGAGGAAACCGTGGCAGGCGCCGAATTCGGCATGCAGGCACGGCTGGCTGAGCACTGGATTTTCGACATCGGCGCGCGCCCGCTGTGGACCGAATGGCGCGACCGCTTCGAAGGTGAAGTCTATGCTGGCCTGAACCTGGTGTTCGGCGCCACCCGCAAGGCTGAACCGGCACCGGAGCCAGTCGTCCCGGCGGTGTATGACCAGGACAATGACGGCGTGCCGGATGAGCGCGACAACTGCCCGAACACCCCGGCCGGTGTTGCCGTGGACGCCAGCGGCTGCCCGCTGGACACCGACGGTGACGGCGTACCGGACTATCAGGATCAGTGCCCCAACACCCCGGCCGGCGCGCTGGTGGATGAGCAGGGCTGCCAGAAGTACCTGGAAAGCGATGTGCGTGAAACACTGTACGTGGAGTTCGAGCTGAACAAGGCCGAGATTCGCCAGGAGTACATCGGTGAACTGGCACAACTGGCCGAGATGATGAAGCAGTACCCGTCCGCGCGCCTGCTGCTGGAAGGCCACACCGACAGCTCCGGTGCGGCCTCCTACAACATGCGTCTCTCGGGTGAACGTGCCGCGTCAGTGAAGAACTCGCTGGTGAACAGCTTCGGCATCAACCCGGACCGCATCGATACCGTGGGCCGGGGTGAAGAACAGCCGATCGCGGACAACACCACCGCCGAAGGCCGTGCCCAGAACCGCCGCGTCGAGGCGATCCTGCGCGCGACCAAGCGTGAAGCCCTGTACGAAGAGTAATGCCATTGCCCCGCCATTCCGGCGGGGCCCTCGATACCGCAAGACGCCGCCCGTATGGGCGGCGTCTTGTTTTGGACCCCGTCCCCGTCCACCTGGCCGGGAAACCCGCAAACGCCATATATATCAAATAGACATCACAACAGAACACGGAACGGATAGCCGTTTTTGCCACCTTTTTTGTACGAAATAACCTCCTTGTCTTGTAAGCATTTTCTTACAAGACAATTGTTTCGATAGTTATCAAGCGGTTACATATGGATACAGACAGACCCCCGTTCCCCACCCTGCATCCCCCCTTTCTCCCCCTCTGCACCTCGCCGGACGTAAACGATCAGTACTTTCTTCTCAGCAAGGACCCGCCTCACATACATTTGATGACATAAATACAACACTGGCGTGCCAACCCTGCCGGCACACCCTGTACCGGCGACTGCCGCCCAAGCCACTGATATATCGACCATTTCCCCTCCTGCCCGGCGTGGCGAATTCGTCATCTGCCGCGCCATTCCATGGCCATTCCCCGGCATCGGGCCCCGAACACATCCGGTGATCCGCGATCATTCGCGCTGCGGCACCGGCCCTGCCCCGGCGCCGACTGTTTTCTTTGGGAGTCAGCAAGAGGGAATGCACATGAACTTTTCCAGAATCGGGCTTGCAGCGGGCGCGCTGGGCCTCATCCTCGGCACCCCCGCCGTTGCCGGGCAACAGTGGCCGGAATCCTTCGGCTACCTGGGCATACAGGGGTCTTACTACGATATCGAAGACGGTCGCGAGGCCATCGGCGACGTCGAGAACTACTGGCAACCGGCGGTGAACCTCGGTTACCGCTTCAATCCGCGTTTTTCCGCCCAGCTGCAGTACGGCAAGGCGGAAACCAGCGCCAAGAACATCGACCTGGATGTTGACGCTGAACTGGCCAGCATCGTCGGGCGGCTGCATTTCCCCGAATGGTCGGTGATCGGCTTCCAGCCTTACGCCGGCCTCGGCTATGGCCGTAATGAACTCGATCCGGAACTGCTCGACACCAAGAAAGAAGACATGGTGGTGGGCGAACTGGGCCTGCAGCGCCTGCTGAGCCGCTCTTTCATGCTGGACCTTGGCGTGCGCGGCCTGCTGGAAACCGATGACCGCTTCTTCGATTCACAGCCCTACATCGGCCTGAACTGGCTGTTCGGCAAGCGCTACGCCGAAGCGCCGGCACCGAAACCCGCGCCGCGCAAGGAAGAGCCGATGTGGATCGACAGCGACGGCGACGGTGTACCGGACCATCTGGATCAATGCCCGGATACCCCGGCGGGCGCACTGGTGGACGACGTTGGCTGCCACCTGGTGCTGACCGAAACCGTGAACATCACCCTGCACGTGGAATTCGACCACGACAGCACCACCGTGAAGCAGGGCTACCTGCCGGAGATCGAGGAAGTGGCGCAGGTACTGACCCAGTACCCCGGCGCGGAAGTGCTGCTGGAAGGGCACACCGATTCCACCGGCCCGGCCACCTATAACCAGAACCTGTCTGTCGCCCGCGCCAACGCGGTCATGCGTGTCCTGATCTCTGAATTCGGCATTGGCGCCGAGCGCATCCGCACCTCGGGCATGGGTGAATCCCAGCCGATCGCCGACAACGGCACCGCCGAAGGCCGCGCGCAGAACCGTCGCGTCGAAGCCGTGATCCAGGCGAGCCGTGAAGAAATCCAGATGCGCTAACCGAATTGAACGAACAGGCATGCATGGCATGCGGGAGAAGGAACATGAACGAGATCAAGAAACCCTGGATCACCGGCACATCACTGCTGCTGGCTGCACTGCTGGTCACCGCCTGCGGCGGTGGCGGCGGGCCGAACTCGAGCCGTATCGACGTCCCTGGCGGCGAAGATCCGCGCACCCCGGAATTCTGCGATGATCCGGACCAGATTTTCGGTATCGACAGCAACGGCATCCTGCCGGCGGATGGCGCCACGGACGTGGCCCTGAACAGCGTCATCAACCTGCGTTTCACGCACAATGTCAGCGCCGCGTCGGTCAATGAAACCACGCTGTTCATCACCAACGGCGGCACCGTGGTGCCGGTGAATTATCAGGTCAACGGCCGCAACGTGACCCTGACACCACAATCCCCCCTGGTGGGCAACACCGAATACACCATCAATGTCGGTGCCGACATCGCCACCGCGCTGTGTCTGCCACCGAAGACGCCAAAATTCATCAGCAGCGATGATGTGGGCGATACCACCTTCACCACCGGCACCCAGCCGGACAGTGAACAGCCAACCATCGTCTCCATTACGCCCGCTGACGGCGCCACGCTGGTCCCGCAGGACGCCAGTGTGACCATCGTCTTCAGCGAGCCGGTCAAGGCATCCACTGTCAGCGCCGACACCATCACTCTGACACACGACAGCTCCGGCACGGACATCGCCGGCAACTTCGACGTGAAAAACGAGATCGTGGTGTTCACGCCCAGTTCACCCCTGCAGATGCAACAGAACTACACCCTGAACGTCTCCACCAACATTCGTGACCTGGCCGACAACGCACTGCAGGACGCTGGCACCAGCAGCTTCCGTGTCGGCGGTGTGGTCGTCGCCCTCAACAACACGCTGGTCAGCCAGATTCCCGGCCTGAGTGATCTGGTCAATGGCCCGCTGGCTGACCTGCTGACCCAGATCGGACTGGTGCCGGACGAAGGCGGCGGCGTGGGCAATCTGGACAACCTGGCCATCATCACGCTGCCACTGCCGACGGATATCAACAATCCGACCGAGTTCGACGATCTGCTGGTGGCGGTCTGTGACCCGGAAAACCCGGCACAGGACTGCGCGCTGAAACTGAACGTCGGCCTGGATCCTGCCTCGCTGCAAACCCTCGCAGACGAACTCACCTCGGGTGATCCGCAGGCGGTGCTGGACGCACTGACCAACGCACTGGTGGCTGAAGACGGCGTGCTGTCCGTGGACCTGAGCCTGCTGGAAGATGGCCTGCCGGGTGTCACGCAACTGCTGGATACCGTACCGGGGCTGGGCGACGCCCTCGACATGGTGGTCGGTGCGCTGGAAGACGGCCTGTCGCAGGTGCCGATGCTCAACGACCTGATCGACCAGCTTGGCCTGTTCGGGGATGGCAGCGTGGTGGACCTGGGCCTGCTGTCCGGTTCGCTGCTGGCACTGGGCGTGGGTGACGAAGAAGACCGCCTGCTGGACCTGCAGGTACTCGACCCGAGCACCGGCGCCCTGCTGAACATCAGCGGCGGGCTGCTGGACGACGTCCTGGACCCGGTGCTCGGCGCACTGGATCCGGTTCTGGACCCGCTCAACGAACTGCTCTGCAACACCATTCCGCTGCTGTGTCTGCGTTGATGATTTGACTCCCGCATGATGCGGCTTGGGGCGCCTCCCCCCTCGGGGCGCCCCCTTTTTTTCCGGCACGCCGCGCCAGCTGTGTCGCGGCCTGTCCTCTTGCACGCCTGCGCGTTTCCCCTCTGTTTATCCCCACCCTTTGCCTGAACGACGCTGCACGCGCGCGCCGCGACCAATTGCCGCACCGCCATCCGCGCCAGGCGACGGAGTCATTGTGAGCATCAGGGTCGCGTCCATAATCGGGGCCGACTCAGTTTTCCAGACCTGCTTTTCAATCATGAGGAATATCACATGGCCAAAGATGCCGTCGGTTATGCACTGACCGCACTGAACAAGATGGCCAGCTCCGATCTGCTGGACAGGCTCGGGCTGCGCAAGCTGGCGGAACGGATGGCCTATACCCTGACCCGCACCGGCTTCCAGGTCATCACTACCAGTGCACGCACTTTCAAGAGCGCGGGCACCCCAAAGCGTCCGGAACGCCTGAATACTCCCGGCCACACTACCGACCTGTTCGACCTGAACATCACCGACGAACAGCAGATGATTCGCGACTCGGTGAAAGCGTTTGCGGATGACGTGCTGCGCCCCCGCGCCGAAGCCGCTGATGCGGCCAGCTGCACCAGCGACGAAACCGTGGCTGCGGCACTGGAACTGGGCCTGAATTTCTTCGCCGTACCGGAATCCTTCGGCGGTGCCGCCAGCGAACGCTCGCCGGTAACCACCATGCTGGTGGCCGAGGATCTGGCCTGGGGCGACATGGGCCAGGCGATTGCCATCCTCGCACCGATGGGCGTGGCCAACGCGCTCACGCAGTGGGGCAGCGCCGATCAGCAGGCACGCTATCTGCCGGCGTTCGCCAGCGAGAACCCGCCCAAAGCGACCCTCGCCGTGGCCGAGCCAAGGCCACTGTTCGATCCGCTGCAGCTGCAGACCACCGCCCGGCGCGACGGCGATCACTATGTGCTCAATGGCACCAAGTCGCTGGTGCCGCTGGCCGCCGAAGCGGAACTGTTCCTGATCGCCGCACAGACTGATGACGGCCCGGCCGTGTTCATCGTCGAAGGCGGTACCGACGGGCTGCGCGCCGGCGACGATCCCTCCATGGGAATACGCGCCAGTGGCCAGCGTCCGCTGCTGCTGGACAACGTGCGTGTGTCTGCCGCACAGAAACTCGGTGATGACGATTTCGATTACCGCGCCTTTGTTGATCTCGGCACGCTGGCCTGGTGTGCGCTGGCCATCGGCACCAGCCAGGCGGTACTGGATTACGTGATTCCCTACTGCAACGAGCGCAAGGCCTTCGGCGAGCCGATCAGCCAGCGCCAGGCCGTCGCGTTCCTGATCGCCAACATGGCGATCGAACTGGATGCCATGCGCATGCTCACCTGGCGTGCGGTGTGCCGCGCCGAACAAGGCAAATCATTCCGCCGCGAAGCGCACCTGGCGCGCACCCTGTGCAAGGAAAAAGCCATGCAGATCGGCACCGACGGCGTGCAGCTGCTCGGCGGCCACGGCTTCACCAAGGAATACCCTGTCGAGCGCTGGTATCGCGACCTGCGCGCCATTGGTGTCGCCTTCGGCGGCCTGCATCTTTGACTGCGCGCATCCAGGAGAGCACAGCATGAATATCGAAATCCCGAAAAAGATCCGGCCGATCATCAACAACGCCCATCAGGTGGCGCTGAGTGTGTTCCGCCCGATTTCACGCAAATACGACAAGGCCGAGCACGAAGCGCCGAAAGAACTGGACATGCTCGCCTCGGTACTCGACGGCTTCAATGAAGGCGACCCGGAGTCCAGTGCCGGCGCCACCCGTACCGGCAAGGGCCGCATCAACGATGACGGCACGGTAAAGAACGGTGCCAACATGAGCACCTGTCTCGGCGCCATGGAACTTTGCTACGGCGACACCGGCTTCCTGCTGGCGATGCCGCGCCAGGGCCTGGGCAACGCCGCCATCGCCGCAGTGGCCAACGACGAGCAGCTCAAGCGCTTTGAGGGCAAATGGGCTGCCATGGCAATCACTGAACCGGGCTGCGGGTCCGATTCAGCCGCCATCCGCACGACCGCCATCAAGGACGGCGACCACTACGTGCTCAACGGCGAGAAAATCTTCGTCACCTCCGGCGAACGCGCCGACTGCGTGGTGGTGTGGGCATCACTGGACCTGTCTGTCGGCCGCGCGGCGATCAAGTCGTTCGTGGTCGAATGGGGCACGCCGGGCATGGAACTGGTACGGCTGGAAAAGAAGCTCGGTATCAAGGCGTCGGATACTGCCGCGATCAATTTCAGTGACTGCCGCGTGCCGGCGGAAAACCTGCTGGGCAACCCCGAGATCGATGTCAAAAAAGGCTTCGGCGGGGTGATGGAAACCTTCGACAACACCCGTCCGCTGGTGGCGTCGATGGCCATCGGCGTGGCCAAGGCCTCGCTGGAGCGGCTGCGGGAACTGCTGGCCGACCATATCGAGTACGACTACGACAAGCCGGTGGACAACTGCTCCGCCGTCGAAGCCGAGCTGTACCGCATGGAGGCCGAGTGGGAAGCCGCTTACTGGCTGGCCATCAAGGCCGCCTGGATGGCGGACAACAAAAAGTCCAACTCGCTGGAAGCCTCGATCTCCAAGGCCAAGGCCGGCCGCGTCGGCAACGCCATCACGCTGCGCTGCGTGGAACTGGCCGGCACGCTGGGCTATACCGAAGAAGAACTGCTGGAGAAATGGGCCCGTGACTCGAAGATCCTCGACATCTTCGAGGGCACACAACAGATCCAGTTGCTGATCATCGCCCGCCGTCTGCTGGGGCTGTCATCGTCCGAACTGAAATGACCGCCCGCACCTCCGTGCCCGTCCCGGCACGGAGGTGCGGCGCCATTGTTAGCTGATTTTTTACATCCCGGGCCGCTGCGACCTGGTTCTCAATCCGACATAATGGCCACCTCCGCCTGACACAAACAGGATGTGCCTTATGTCCCGCCTTGCTTCCCTGCTGCTCTTGCCTGCCGTGCTGCTGACACTGACTGCCTGCAGTGACGGCGACAAGGAGCCGGCCAGTTCATCCACCGCCATTCCTTCCCCGGCACCGACCGAACAAGCAGATACCGCGCCAGTGGAACCCGCCGTGCCGGACGCGGACACCCCCGCGCCGCAGCCGGCCATCACGGTGCGTTATCAGTGCGCCAGCGACCTGATCGTGGAAGCCACCTACAGCAACGAAAGCGCGACGCTGGTGATTGATGGCGAGCGCTATGCGCTGACCCAGCAGGTGTCGGCTTCCGGCGCCCTGTATGGCAACGATGCGATCGAATGGCACACCAAGGGCGACGAAGCCGTGCTCACCGGCGGCGACGACACGCGCGTCTGCCTGCGCGTCACCGAATAATCGCGTTCGCCCCCGGCAGGTCCGGGGGCAGCAGTCCCGCCCGGCCAATCGGCCCGCGCCCGCCCTCCCGTATTGATCCCGCCACGACCCGCACGACAGAATAGCAGGCTCCACAGGGATCACCGCCGGCCATACCGATAACGCCACGCCGGCCATACCGAGAGGGACACCATGACCGTACCACTGACGCTGCCGCGCCTGCGCACGCTGCTCAACCTGCCCTGGCTGATGCTGGTTTCCGGCATTGTCTTCATCATTTCGCAGACCGCCCTGGCGCTGACACTGGTCCCGCTCGGCGAGCCGGAAATTCTGTTCCGGGTGCAACTGCTGTTCACCACCGCCGCCGACTACCAGGCACAGTTCAACGCGTGGGAAGCGGCCGGTGTGCTCGGCGCGTATGAG is from Isoalcanivorax pacificus W11-5 and encodes:
- a CDS encoding acyl-CoA dehydrogenase family protein, whose protein sequence is MAKDAVGYALTALNKMASSDLLDRLGLRKLAERMAYTLTRTGFQVITTSARTFKSAGTPKRPERLNTPGHTTDLFDLNITDEQQMIRDSVKAFADDVLRPRAEAADAASCTSDETVAAALELGLNFFAVPESFGGAASERSPVTTMLVAEDLAWGDMGQAIAILAPMGVANALTQWGSADQQARYLPAFASENPPKATLAVAEPRPLFDPLQLQTTARRDGDHYVLNGTKSLVPLAAEAELFLIAAQTDDGPAVFIVEGGTDGLRAGDDPSMGIRASGQRPLLLDNVRVSAAQKLGDDDFDYRAFVDLGTLAWCALAIGTSQAVLDYVIPYCNERKAFGEPISQRQAVAFLIANMAIELDAMRMLTWRAVCRAEQGKSFRREAHLARTLCKEKAMQIGTDGVQLLGGHGFTKEYPVERWYRDLRAIGVAFGGLHL
- a CDS encoding Ig-like domain-containing protein, producing MNEIKKPWITGTSLLLAALLVTACGGGGGPNSSRIDVPGGEDPRTPEFCDDPDQIFGIDSNGILPADGATDVALNSVINLRFTHNVSAASVNETTLFITNGGTVVPVNYQVNGRNVTLTPQSPLVGNTEYTINVGADIATALCLPPKTPKFISSDDVGDTTFTTGTQPDSEQPTIVSITPADGATLVPQDASVTIVFSEPVKASTVSADTITLTHDSSGTDIAGNFDVKNEIVVFTPSSPLQMQQNYTLNVSTNIRDLADNALQDAGTSSFRVGGVVVALNNTLVSQIPGLSDLVNGPLADLLTQIGLVPDEGGGVGNLDNLAIITLPLPTDINNPTEFDDLLVAVCDPENPAQDCALKLNVGLDPASLQTLADELTSGDPQAVLDALTNALVAEDGVLSVDLSLLEDGLPGVTQLLDTVPGLGDALDMVVGALEDGLSQVPMLNDLIDQLGLFGDGSVVDLGLLSGSLLALGVGDEEDRLLDLQVLDPSTGALLNISGGLLDDVLDPVLGALDPVLDPLNELLCNTIPLLCLR
- a CDS encoding MliC family protein, yielding MSRLASLLLLPAVLLTLTACSDGDKEPASSSTAIPSPAPTEQADTAPVEPAVPDADTPAPQPAITVRYQCASDLIVEATYSNESATLVIDGERYALTQQVSASGALYGNDAIEWHTKGDEAVLTGGDDTRVCLRVTE
- a CDS encoding acyl-CoA dehydrogenase family protein — protein: MNIEIPKKIRPIINNAHQVALSVFRPISRKYDKAEHEAPKELDMLASVLDGFNEGDPESSAGATRTGKGRINDDGTVKNGANMSTCLGAMELCYGDTGFLLAMPRQGLGNAAIAAVANDEQLKRFEGKWAAMAITEPGCGSDSAAIRTTAIKDGDHYVLNGEKIFVTSGERADCVVVWASLDLSVGRAAIKSFVVEWGTPGMELVRLEKKLGIKASDTAAINFSDCRVPAENLLGNPEIDVKKGFGGVMETFDNTRPLVASMAIGVAKASLERLRELLADHIEYDYDKPVDNCSAVEAELYRMEAEWEAAYWLAIKAAWMADNKKSNSLEASISKAKAGRVGNAITLRCVELAGTLGYTEEELLEKWARDSKILDIFEGTQQIQLLIIARRLLGLSSSELK